Sequence from the Rutidosis leptorrhynchoides isolate AG116_Rl617_1_P2 chromosome 3, CSIRO_AGI_Rlap_v1, whole genome shotgun sequence genome:
GCCCttcacaataaaaataataataaattaacgATTTTATATGGATACGAAAAGAAAGCTTAGGAACTTTCAAACCTTCGGCAAGTACTTTTCCACAGTTTTGCATTGTTTCAAAAGCAACTCCAATATTGTCAACTGAAAAATAACACAATGAATACGATGAAACATCAAGCACAAACAATGGATACGACAAACTACTTCAATGCATGATTCATACGGATATGATGAAAATCTCGAATTGATTTTGTATCATTTTTTCATTTCCTTTTTTTACATGTGTATAAAGTCGTAGTACCGGTCACAATTTGTAATACTGAAAGGTAAATTGACCCATCTAAAAAAAAGTACTTTTTTCCGTCTTATAACTTTAAATACTAAACAAGTATCTAACGGCTTTAAAATTGTTACATGAATCTTCTTTAAAATAACATTATTACTTGAGTTTGTTATATTCAAGTTTTATTATCTAGTTACCGATTTTCCTTCAATACAATAACTGAAATTCGAAGAGCAATACCTGATTATCAGGATCTTTCATCAATTTAATGACTTCTGCAATAGCCAAATTACAAACATCACAGCTGTTTTGTGAAAGTTCCTGAGCATAAGCAACAACTTGTTTGCAAAGGTTGACTTTTCCACAAAAGTCTTCAGGTTTGATGGTTGAAAGCTCAAGGAAGAATAAAGGAGCATAATAATCTACTAAAATGATGCACTGCATACaacaaaaacatatatataaatttggCACTATTTGTCCACGAGTACTAATTCTTGTGAAATGTAGTGGCTTTTTATTTTTTGCATTATATTAACAACAGCTTAACAAGTTAATCACCAACTTATGTACAGTAATAAACAAGTATCACTGTTTTATATTCTTTTCCATGTAATCCCAATAAAGAAATTATATCACTATTACTGGCCCATCTAACGGAAGCCTGTTATTTACTTGCAATAAAGTTTCAAGCTTTAAGCATATTTTTGCAAAATTTATACTTAGTGTAACTTTTAATGAAGCAAAACTGTAACTTTTAATGAAGCAAAACCAAGAATTCTCAAAAACATGTAGTTTGTTACAAAAGTTATGTGATTTGCTTGAGATCCAACTTTTGCAATAATTGAACTTAATAACCAAGATTCCacatattactcatagtgttttgCCTTCAACAGaacaaaatctttaataaatcttttGTAATGTATCGAACTATCAATAGACCCAATTCATTATACGAGCAcaatttgcctttcaaaaaaaaaaaaaaaaattatacgagCACAATTACTTTTTTACTAAGTAGACTCCACCCACTGGGTAGTTTTGTGTAAATGTAAGTAAACAGGGGTTACAAAAAATTTGCAGTGTTTGTATACTTAGAAATTTAACTATTGAAATTGTAGTCCACTCTTTTGAAAAAGTGTGAACGTGTGATATAGTGATGCATACCTAAATTTTATTTTTGCATAAATGGTAGAAAAAGAAGTATAATTTATGTCAAAACTGGCAAATTAAAAAATTTTGAAGAACGGACCTGTTTCTCTAAAGATTGTAGCTTTGAGCAAGAATCATGAAGAACGGAGATAATTTCATGTTGGGTCTTTTTTTGTTGAAGATAAATGAGTGCTTCATGAGTATATTCTTCACACAATGTGCACAAATTGTCATTCTTAACCACAATTTCAAAATCTCCAAATCTTTTCTCAGCATTCGATCGCAAAACTACAAGAATAGAAAATGCATTGCTTTAAAGTCGTATTAATATCTCAATATAATATGGAAGGAAAAAAACTTAAGTTACACTCAAACATTGGATTTATATAATGTCAGATGAGTATAAGAATTAATCTAAAACAATGAATTATAGAATAACCAATGTGATCAATAGTCCCCTGCAATACTAAAATTacaaattttgtaaaaaaaaaaaaaaaatataaaagttgatcAAGGGAATACCTGAAATTAAAGACACCTTGTTTCTGAAGGTAGTGGTCAAATCGCGAGCTTCGCATGCCATGCTGGCAGCCAACAAGAATACGAAGATGAGCCCAATTCTTCCACCCATTGCGCCTGAAGCGAGTGCGATATCAGATCACAAGAAAACTTGTACAGAATAAAATGGATAAAATAACGTATGAACTAAAACCTAATCTTATTAATCACAAGAAAGTTATCGTACTGAATGGAAAAATCAAGATTTACCATTCATGTAGTGGTTAACGAGTTCTTGAAATACAGCTAAATATCATACACAAGTTTACATAAACAATAAAAAGTCTAAGTATTTGTGAATCTATAAAAAACGATTATATATCTTAAGAAAACCTTTACATATTATCATTCACATAAATCACAGTTATGGTAAACACATATTTATACAGCCATATCAAATATTATATTCTGAGTATTAAATTAAAAAAGTACAACTCCGAAATACtaatcttatatatatacatatactttcgATAATTTCActcatataattataattattattattattattattattattattattatattatttgagTATATCAATACACATATAAACAGAGTTTTGAATTTTTGATTTATCATAACCAGGTAATAAGCGTGTATATAAATTAGTTAAATTAGCAAATGAATTCATAGATAACATCAATTTCAATTTACAAGCATCAAAACAAATTCAAATTTCAATATTGTATGAAACGTAACGATCAAAACTTTAGTTATTAGTATTACTTTTGCATAAATATCAAACCTTTAAGCATAAGTCACAACACCAATGGAAATCAATAAGAACTCATGATTCTTAACCCAAAAACTAGCTAAACATACGAAAAAAATAACCCTAATTGCACTTCAAATCAATCACAAAATCAGCAAAATATACATGAAAAATTTAGTACCTTGAGTAACAAGCGTGGATACAGATTCAAATAATGGGAAAAAGATGATAGATTGGTTAACAGAGTTTGTTGCGTTGAAGTAATTTTGCTTCCGcaaatagatatagatagatacagAAAGTCTCCTCTAACAATTGTCATTCAGTTCTCAAGAATCTTGTTATAGTCCTTTATTTATATAGTATTGTTTAATTACGTCTTTCAACTTTCAGAGATTatcatatatgttactatttagctCAACggtaataatttttaaaaaaaggGCAGATACTCGCATACCCTCACCACGTATCAACTAGGCTAATGACTCTTTAATATTTCAACAGTGTTTATAATTGAGAATCTAACAATTTGCTTTTAAAAGGTTCAAGCACGTGAAAATGTGTTTTATTATAAAAACTTACATGATCAAAAGTTTAatgtcagaaaaaaataaaaatttatttagTGACAATAACAATACGGAGCAATAAACATACTAAAATACCTGAATAGGATAGacaattattttgatataaataatGGTTTGTTTGGTTATTTCATTGAAATTTGTAGCTATTTAAAAGAAAAGGTAAAGTGCTCTTGAATTGTTGTATTTAAAAGTAAATCACAAACTATTTGTGTTGGAATATTGCAAAAtccgtttttttttgtttttttttttgaaaggcaagataatattataattatgaaaaatccgttttattttatacaatacatAGTAATATTTGTTGAAATAACCGATGAAAAAACTTGTAATGTTATGCTTCTGGACATTTATAATTTATCTTTATATCAGTATAAAAATTATATGGACATTTACTATATTTTAATATGTTTACATGTATACTCTTATAAAGATCTCATTTTTTTATAAAAGTGAAAAGTTTTGAGATAATTTTTTTTACCTTTAATAATTAAAATGTAAGAATTGAAACCGGAAGAAAGATGGAGGGCCAAATTAGAAGTTTAAGAGCCAATGAGGGGTGGGTGGAATAAATAAGAGATATTCTTTTATTTAACGATTATAAATTAGCCACGATAAACAAATGGGATAAATACAAAAGTATCATCCGATTAAATAATcactcgtattattattattattaattattattaattattattttaatcttATATACTAAATGGTCGTTTCAGTTTTACCGAGTTGTcgctttgagtttgcgttcacactacaaatactaaacctcctcccaaatttggtcgtttcagttttaccgaattgtcgttttgagtttgcgttcacactacaaatggtcctccAACTTTCGCATAAATTACCCAacaacccctcaactttacactttttcaggggtaaaaatcgtaaatttataatttaattaaaataaaaaaaccttactccacccgaatttataacgcgtcctatcttctcgctcggtgcgagttaaatttttccgaggccaccgttcaactcgaaaaaatctcacgaacccaacgggactaactatatgcaaaacggacatcgttaaaaaaacactaaataacgggccctatattcacgctcggtgcgagttaaatttttccgagaccaccgttcaactcgaaataattttacgaacacaacgcgactaactatacgcgaaacggacatcgttaaaaaaaataaatatttcgggttatattacatacatatatatacatatacaacacgactaactatacgcgaaacggacatcgtatatccaaattggaccgcgcgtcgaatacaaccgcagcaacgcgcggtcggattttttctagttaTTTACATCCTTAGTTGTTCCCTTCCTAAGATACTTATTTTGTAACCACCATTAGATTAGCAACTTGAATCGAACTTTCACTAACAAACGGAATAGCACTCTAAAATTGTATCAAATCAAATTATTATTCGAATAGTAATATAATGGGGTGATGAGTTTTTTTTATGGAATGAGGGTGACATGACAAGAGTAGTAGGATGAAAAGAAGTACTTGAGACAGTGTTGACACAGAGtgttgggtgatgtgttaaaatttgattgaaAGTTGTTTGAAAAAATAGTGAAATTTTttgattaaataacaaataatgataacaCTCGTGAATGGCTCCGTGTTGAGTTGGAGCACGCCTCGTAAAAAAACATTCAGCACGCCACACTACTAGCATGCTGGTGGGGTGGTGGTGCCAGCACCTTTTCTCCCTCACACTACACTATTGCCGGTCTAATTATCCTTCTTCTAATTCTTCTAATTATGAATACATAACTGGTAATGCTGTTATCCAAAGGGAAACTTGATTGAAAATGTAGTGAACTTTCGCTaaatttctattgtatgcattgAACTTTCAAAGTTTCTATTGTCCGCGTTAAACTATTTAATTTTTCCTATTGTATGCGACTCATGACCTATGCATCCGGTAACAGGTCACTAATTCATTTTTGTTGCCATGTAGGATAATAATATCTATGTATTTATGCTTACATGGAAAATATCATCCACGAACACATTCTTTCACCTATTGACTCCAAAACCCAGAAAACCCATTTGTTCATAAGCCACACCTTCACCTATTAAACATAAATCACACCTTCATCTGTTGACATAATCGTTAACATAAACCACACCTTCACATATGTTAAACATAACTCACACCTTCGATTTTCAGATACAAAACTTCAATTTTAAGATCCAAACCTTCGATTATAAGATCCACACCTACGATTATCAGATCCACATCTTCGAAAGATGTTAAAGGGTAACACCAGTCATCAATTTTCAGAATCAGATCTAGAACCACTCGTTGGAGTTTCAGTTGTTTAATGGTAATACCCATCATCAATTGAGCGGCAGCGCTAGTTCAACAACCAGTCGCCGGAGTTTCACATGTGTGAATCAACCACCACCGTACCTCTCAATCCATTTCATACCATTTCAAAATCCTAACCCCAACTCTATTTCCTCAATCCATTTCAAACCGAGGTTAGGATCATCTAATTAATTGGAAAGAATTGACGGTATAATCAGCGATAAAAGACTTGTTACCttatattacattttagcacaatgTACAACTTTCTAAGCACAAATTACAACTTTATAAGCACATTGTACAACTTTTTTTTATCACATTGCACAACTTTTTAAGCatattgtatttatatatgtatatgtaatataatataactagctttaatagcccgtgcgttgcacggtggctAAAAAGGTTAGGATAGTAATACGTTAATATTTGTACATATTGTATGTGTTATACATTAAGTACATGTTGTATCTGTATAAATCACGCATGTTACATCTACATGGTTAATGATAAAATAAAACGATCAAATACATGTAAACGTTATGTTAAGTCACGCATGTTACATCTACATGCTTAATGATAAAAGAAGAAGATCAAATACATGTAAACGTTTCCAATTGACCGcaaaaattaaaattcaaaatcGCTCATGTAATTTACCGTACCGTACTGTTCATTTAACATTGCCAAACAATGCGAGTCAAATTTCACATATTTAACTGTGTAAGTTGAATACCCGGTGTCACGGTTAAATCCAGCAAACTTAAACTTATAAAGCATCCGCTAACCTACACGCTCATCAAGATCATCTGGTTGATCTTGATCTTCCCCCGTTGCTATGTGCAGTTCATAAATGGACAACATGACTTTTAAATAGTGTCAATGAGACTGTGCCACTATCATTTTCCACTCGAACAGGAATCTTGAACCTACAATGGAAACATGTACAATAGATTAAATATGTATTCAGATTTTGAACAGTATAACACACAACATGCCTCTTCATATATATGGGTATTACCTCAATGAACCTTTTGATATGAAACCCAATCAAAGATTACGTGTATAAAGAGTTTTTGTACCAAGCactgtatttgtaataataatatataatatacaacAAAAAAACACAACTAAAAGTAGTCACAATGAAATTATGTAGAACTTTTAAT
This genomic interval carries:
- the LOC139899501 gene encoding uncharacterized protein isoform X1 codes for the protein MLKGAMGGRIGLIFVFLLAASMACEARDLTTTFRNKVSLISVLRSNAEKRFGDFEIVVKNDNLCTLCEEYTHEALIYLQQKKTQHEIISVLHDSCSKLQSLEKQCIILVDYYAPLFFLELSTIKPEDFCGKVNLCKQVVAYAQELSQNSCDVCNLAIAEVIKLMKDPDNQLTILELLLKQCKTVEKYLPKCKVLVFEYAPLILTNAEQFLEKEDICGKLHACDSYASNEKVSLVSDS
- the LOC139899501 gene encoding uncharacterized protein isoform X2, which codes for MGGRIGLIFVFLLAASMACEARDLTTTFRNKVSLISVLRSNAEKRFGDFEIVVKNDNLCTLCEEYTHEALIYLQQKKTQHEIISVLHDSCSKLQSLEKQCIILVDYYAPLFFLELSTIKPEDFCGKVNLCKQVVAYAQELSQNSCDVCNLAIAEVIKLMKDPDNQLTILELLLKQCKTVEKYLPKCKVLVFEYAPLILTNAEQFLEKEDICGKLHACDSYASNEKVSLVSDS